One stretch of Chaetodon auriga isolate fChaAug3 chromosome 18, fChaAug3.hap1, whole genome shotgun sequence DNA includes these proteins:
- the LOC143335967 gene encoding phosphatidate phosphatase LPIN1-like isoform X2 — protein sequence MNYVGQLAGQVFVQVKELYRGLNPATLSGCIDVIVVRQPDGSLQCSPFHVRFGKMGVLRSREKVVDMEINGEPVDLHMKLGDNGEAFFVQETENDQEVVPSYLATSPILSDGAILMSSSLMGKKTSGPPIQTLGSTGGVGETGNMLMKKRRKRRRKARADSMRREESGDYSEDDDMFTIDISSDEGTEMESSRTTARDVLREEAASGSFKQAGIYTRSDGEWSPVQSPGNSRPNSPKSDSELMTKPSDADNQNPAMHWAWGELPQAAMPSFLPVKSDPPPVCPVSIPVSESTHFRVITRETSSEQCGPCSEISALLMKEEAAEETVVSVGMESEPMRMEPQTVTAEMRPAGAAAARTMSDMEETMPRPQGKTDSPSKRKDKRSRHLGSDGIYLDDITELEPEVAALYFPKSDGGAAVRSISDPGLHSNSLSPQSVSSGGDSGVDSYCDPITDLPSITISLCGGLTDNREITKEQFHEKIISYQEFAENPSIIDDPNLVVKIGSKYYNWSTAAPLMLAMQAFQKPLPKAAVENIMKEKMPKKGGRWWFSWRGRNSSTKSDSASERGACGSAEQAGKMTSRHKEESSSSDEDHRAAKQGSPIVQSESGLTSGGVSYKKTLRLTSEQLLSLQLQDGPNDVMFSVTTQYQGTCRCQGTIYLWNWDDKIIISDIDGTITRSDTLGHILPTLGKDWTHQGIAHLYHKVSQNGYKFLYCSARAIGMADMTRGYLHWVNERGTMLPMGPVLLSPSSLFSALHREVIEKKPEKFKVECLNDIKNLFFPNKQPFYAAFGNRPTDVYSYKEVGVPLNRIFTVNPKGELVQEHAKTNISSYVRLGEVVDHVFPLKMRASSSDFPCSDTFSHFTYWRQQLPRVEHQGTTPPQTPSLGS from the exons ATGAACTACGTGGGCCAGTTGGCAGGCCAGGTGTTTGTCCAGGTCAAAGAGCTGTACCGAGGCCTCAACCCCGCCACCCTTTCTGGCTGCATTGACGTCATTGTAGTGAGACAGCCGGATGGATCCCTGCAGTGCTCGCCTTTCCACGTTCGCTTCGGCAAAATGGGCGTCCTCCGGTCCCGAGAGAAAGTG GTGGATATGGAGATCAATGGAGAACCAGTGGATCTGCATATGAAGCTTGGGGACAATGGAGAAGCATTCTTTGtgcaagaaacagaaaatgatcag GAAGTCGTTCCTTCCTATCTGGCCACCTCTCCGATCTTGTCGGATGGAGCCATTCTGATGAGCTCTTCCCTGATGGGGAAGAAGACCTCTGGGCCCCCCATACAGACCCTGGGCTCCACGGGCGGTGTTGGAGAGACTGGCAACATgttgatgaagaagaggaggaagaggaggaggaaggctcGGGCAGACAgcatgaggagggaggagagtgggGACTACTCCGAGGACGACGACATGTTCACCATAGACATCAGCTCGGATGAagggacagagatggagagcagcag gaccACAGCTCGAGACGTCTTAAGAGAAGAGGCAGCCAGCGGCTCTTTCAAACAGGCTGGCATCTACACTCGCTCAGATGGAGAGTGGAGCCCTGTTCAGAG CCCTGGAAACTCTCGTCCCAACTCTCCAAAGAGTGACTCTGAGCTAATGACCAAGCCGTCTGACGCGGACAATCAGAATCCGGCCATGCACTGGGCATGGGGAGAGCTGCCACAGGCTGCCATG CCGTCCTTCCTCCCAGTGAAATCCGACCCTCCACCAGTCTGCCCAGTATCCATCCCCGTGTCTGAAAGCACACACTTCCGTGTGATAACTCGTGAGACGTCCTCAGAGCAGTGCGGACCctgctctgaaatatcagcactgctgatgaaggaggaggctgctgaggaAACGGTCGTCTCGGTCGGGATGGAGTCAGAACCCATGAGGATGGAGCCACAGACGGTGACTGCAGAGATGAGgccagctggagctgctgcagctcgtACCATGTCTGACATGGAGGAGACAATGCCTCGTCCGCAGGGCAAGACGGACTCGCCATCCAAGAGAAAAG ACAAGAGAAGCCGCCACCTTGGTTCTGATGGAATTTACCTGGATGACATAACGGAGCTGGAGCCTGAAGTGGCAGCCCTTTATTTCCCAAAGAG CGATGGcggagcagcagtgaggagcaTCTCAGACCCGGGCCTCCACAGCAACAGTCTGTCCCCACAGTCGGTCAGCTCTGGAGGAGACAGCGGAGTGGACAGCTACTGCGACCCCATTACTGACTTGCCGTCCATCACCATCTCTTTGTGTGGAGGCCTCACTGACAACAGGGAGATCACCAAAG AGCAGTTCCACGAAAAGATCATCTCTTACCAGGAGTTTGCAGAAAACCCCTCCATCATCGACGACCCCAACTTAGTCGTGAAAATTGGCTCCAA aTACTATAATTGGAGCACCGCGGCTCCACTCATGCTAGCTATGCAAGCCTTTCAGAAACCACTGCCAAAG GCTGCAGTGGAGAATATCATGAAGGAGAAGATGCCCAAGAAAGGAGGGAGGTGGTGGTTCTCCTGGCgaggcagaaacagcagcaccaaATCG GATTCGGCCTCTGAGCGTGGGGCCTGTGGCTCTGCTGAGCAGGCTGGGAAAATGACAAGCAG ACATAAAGAAGAGTCGTCCTCTAGTGACGAAGACCACAGGGCAGCCAAACAGGGCTCTCCCATCGTCCAATCAGAGTCTGGACTCACATCAGGAGGCGTGTCTTATAAGAAGACACTCCGACTCACGTCAGAGCAGCTG ctgtctctccagctgcagGATGGTCCTAACGATGTCATGTTCAGCGTGACCACTCAGTACCAAGGAACCTGTCGCTGTCAGGGCACCATCTACCTCTGGAACTGGGACGACAAGATCATTATCTCAGACATAGATGGAACCATCACCAG GTCAGACACATTGGGTCACATCCTACCCACACTGGGGAAAGACTGGACCCACCAAGGCATAGCACACCTCTACCACAAAGTCAGCCA AAATGGCTACAAGTTTCTGTACTGTTCAGCTCGAGCCATCGGTATGGCTGACATGACCAGAGGTTACCTCCACTGGGTCAATGAGAGGGGCACCATGCTTCCTATGGGCCCTGTTCTTCTCAGCCCGAGCAGCCTCTTTTCAGCTCTGCACAG GGAGGTCATTGAGAAGAAACCAGAGAAATTCAAGGTGGAGTGTCTCAACGATATCAAGAACCTCTTCTTCCCCAACAAACAGCCGTTCTATGCAGCGTTTGGCAACAGACCGACG GATGTATATTCTTATAAAGAAGTAGGAGTGCCACTGAACAGGATTTTCACTGTGAACCCTAAAGGCGAGCTAGTGCAGGAGCATGCCAAGACCAACATCTCATC aTATGTGCGTCTGGGTGAGGTGGTGGACCACGTGTTCCCTCTGAAGATGCGAGCCTCCTCCTCAGACTTCCCGTGCTCGGACACCTTCAGCCACTTCACCTACTGGAGGCAGCAGCTCCCCCGGGTGGAGCATCAAGGAACTACACCTCCACAGACTCCCAGCCTGGGCAGCTGA
- the LOC143335967 gene encoding phosphatidate phosphatase LPIN1-like isoform X1, protein MNYVGQLAGQVFVQVKELYRGLNPATLSGCIDVIVVRQPDGSLQCSPFHVRFGKMGVLRSREKVVDMEINGEPVDLHMKLGDNGEAFFVQETENDQEVVPSYLATSPILSDGAILMSSSLMGKKTSGPPIQTLGSTGGVGETGNMLMKKRRKRRRKARADSMRREESGDYSEDDDMFTIDISSDEGTEMESSRTTARDVLREEAASGSFKQAGIYTRSDGEWSPVQSPGNSRPNSPKSDSELMTKPSDADNQNPAMHWAWGELPQAAMPSFLPVKSDPPPVCPVSIPVSESTHFRVITRETSSEQCGPCSEISALLMKEEAAEETVVSVGMESEPMRMEPQTVTAEMRPAGAAAARTMSDMEETMPRPQGKTDSPSKRKDKRSRHLGSDGIYLDDITELEPEVAALYFPKSDGGAAVRSISDPGLHSNSLSPQSVSSGGDSGVDSYCDPITDLPSITISLCGGLTDNREITKEQFHEKIISYQEFAENPSIIDDPNLVVKIGSKYYNWSTAAPLMLAMQAFQKPLPKSSCLSYIHSALDFLLCCLTGVLGYSSAAVENIMKEKMPKKGGRWWFSWRGRNSSTKSDSASERGACGSAEQAGKMTSRHKEESSSSDEDHRAAKQGSPIVQSESGLTSGGVSYKKTLRLTSEQLLSLQLQDGPNDVMFSVTTQYQGTCRCQGTIYLWNWDDKIIISDIDGTITRSDTLGHILPTLGKDWTHQGIAHLYHKVSQNGYKFLYCSARAIGMADMTRGYLHWVNERGTMLPMGPVLLSPSSLFSALHREVIEKKPEKFKVECLNDIKNLFFPNKQPFYAAFGNRPTDVYSYKEVGVPLNRIFTVNPKGELVQEHAKTNISSYVRLGEVVDHVFPLKMRASSSDFPCSDTFSHFTYWRQQLPRVEHQGTTPPQTPSLGS, encoded by the exons ATGAACTACGTGGGCCAGTTGGCAGGCCAGGTGTTTGTCCAGGTCAAAGAGCTGTACCGAGGCCTCAACCCCGCCACCCTTTCTGGCTGCATTGACGTCATTGTAGTGAGACAGCCGGATGGATCCCTGCAGTGCTCGCCTTTCCACGTTCGCTTCGGCAAAATGGGCGTCCTCCGGTCCCGAGAGAAAGTG GTGGATATGGAGATCAATGGAGAACCAGTGGATCTGCATATGAAGCTTGGGGACAATGGAGAAGCATTCTTTGtgcaagaaacagaaaatgatcag GAAGTCGTTCCTTCCTATCTGGCCACCTCTCCGATCTTGTCGGATGGAGCCATTCTGATGAGCTCTTCCCTGATGGGGAAGAAGACCTCTGGGCCCCCCATACAGACCCTGGGCTCCACGGGCGGTGTTGGAGAGACTGGCAACATgttgatgaagaagaggaggaagaggaggaggaaggctcGGGCAGACAgcatgaggagggaggagagtgggGACTACTCCGAGGACGACGACATGTTCACCATAGACATCAGCTCGGATGAagggacagagatggagagcagcag gaccACAGCTCGAGACGTCTTAAGAGAAGAGGCAGCCAGCGGCTCTTTCAAACAGGCTGGCATCTACACTCGCTCAGATGGAGAGTGGAGCCCTGTTCAGAG CCCTGGAAACTCTCGTCCCAACTCTCCAAAGAGTGACTCTGAGCTAATGACCAAGCCGTCTGACGCGGACAATCAGAATCCGGCCATGCACTGGGCATGGGGAGAGCTGCCACAGGCTGCCATG CCGTCCTTCCTCCCAGTGAAATCCGACCCTCCACCAGTCTGCCCAGTATCCATCCCCGTGTCTGAAAGCACACACTTCCGTGTGATAACTCGTGAGACGTCCTCAGAGCAGTGCGGACCctgctctgaaatatcagcactgctgatgaaggaggaggctgctgaggaAACGGTCGTCTCGGTCGGGATGGAGTCAGAACCCATGAGGATGGAGCCACAGACGGTGACTGCAGAGATGAGgccagctggagctgctgcagctcgtACCATGTCTGACATGGAGGAGACAATGCCTCGTCCGCAGGGCAAGACGGACTCGCCATCCAAGAGAAAAG ACAAGAGAAGCCGCCACCTTGGTTCTGATGGAATTTACCTGGATGACATAACGGAGCTGGAGCCTGAAGTGGCAGCCCTTTATTTCCCAAAGAG CGATGGcggagcagcagtgaggagcaTCTCAGACCCGGGCCTCCACAGCAACAGTCTGTCCCCACAGTCGGTCAGCTCTGGAGGAGACAGCGGAGTGGACAGCTACTGCGACCCCATTACTGACTTGCCGTCCATCACCATCTCTTTGTGTGGAGGCCTCACTGACAACAGGGAGATCACCAAAG AGCAGTTCCACGAAAAGATCATCTCTTACCAGGAGTTTGCAGAAAACCCCTCCATCATCGACGACCCCAACTTAGTCGTGAAAATTGGCTCCAA aTACTATAATTGGAGCACCGCGGCTCCACTCATGCTAGCTATGCAAGCCTTTCAGAAACCACTGCCAAAG tCTTCTTGCCTCAGTTATATTCACTCAGCCTTAGAtttccttctctgctgtctgactggTGTGCTGGGCTACAGCTCT GCTGCAGTGGAGAATATCATGAAGGAGAAGATGCCCAAGAAAGGAGGGAGGTGGTGGTTCTCCTGGCgaggcagaaacagcagcaccaaATCG GATTCGGCCTCTGAGCGTGGGGCCTGTGGCTCTGCTGAGCAGGCTGGGAAAATGACAAGCAG ACATAAAGAAGAGTCGTCCTCTAGTGACGAAGACCACAGGGCAGCCAAACAGGGCTCTCCCATCGTCCAATCAGAGTCTGGACTCACATCAGGAGGCGTGTCTTATAAGAAGACACTCCGACTCACGTCAGAGCAGCTG ctgtctctccagctgcagGATGGTCCTAACGATGTCATGTTCAGCGTGACCACTCAGTACCAAGGAACCTGTCGCTGTCAGGGCACCATCTACCTCTGGAACTGGGACGACAAGATCATTATCTCAGACATAGATGGAACCATCACCAG GTCAGACACATTGGGTCACATCCTACCCACACTGGGGAAAGACTGGACCCACCAAGGCATAGCACACCTCTACCACAAAGTCAGCCA AAATGGCTACAAGTTTCTGTACTGTTCAGCTCGAGCCATCGGTATGGCTGACATGACCAGAGGTTACCTCCACTGGGTCAATGAGAGGGGCACCATGCTTCCTATGGGCCCTGTTCTTCTCAGCCCGAGCAGCCTCTTTTCAGCTCTGCACAG GGAGGTCATTGAGAAGAAACCAGAGAAATTCAAGGTGGAGTGTCTCAACGATATCAAGAACCTCTTCTTCCCCAACAAACAGCCGTTCTATGCAGCGTTTGGCAACAGACCGACG GATGTATATTCTTATAAAGAAGTAGGAGTGCCACTGAACAGGATTTTCACTGTGAACCCTAAAGGCGAGCTAGTGCAGGAGCATGCCAAGACCAACATCTCATC aTATGTGCGTCTGGGTGAGGTGGTGGACCACGTGTTCCCTCTGAAGATGCGAGCCTCCTCCTCAGACTTCCCGTGCTCGGACACCTTCAGCCACTTCACCTACTGGAGGCAGCAGCTCCCCCGGGTGGAGCATCAAGGAACTACACCTCCACAGACTCCCAGCCTGGGCAGCTGA
- the LOC143336301 gene encoding dihydroxyacetone phosphate acyltransferase-like, protein MTDTYRDSDRAGLKDEEEFVDILEERRRSRDLSLALRTFSPHPYKGALSCSTADLNKAVLESQYLRYVAKEIAIETGSSVEEVREDACGILEEMSQNLQLGFIRLMAYTLTKVFKRLFSSIFVNVEGLNRLQHAIQETPVILMPNHRSYVDFLAISYILFIYDIPLPVIAAGIPLAGMKMVGEILRRSGAFFIRRSIGSDKLYWAVLSEYVKTIVRRGFAPVEFYVEGLRSRTLKSLMPKLGMMHMVLEPYFKGEVYDITLVPISISYDRVLEESLLAHELLGVPKPKESTTGLLKATKVLQENYGSMHLNFGRPLSVRKLCQGKINRCQYNLIPRDLPQKPTAEAQACVSWLAHLMVRIQEEGSLISPWSLMACLLLQAPSVLSEEGLLWHQLTDKTLWLRKLALDFGARLNWPGQVPDSDVMSSTVAIHHSTVHRKAGRIYLVQEEEPARKHPISPEEGVTRTAAAMLMLASYRNQSMHVFVRPAMLATAMHVTKATRKDELFTFFCFLQDIFSNEFIFIPGRSSQDFEDACSLLKKCGAVHISPQEVTVSDAGPEVLSFLRGLIQPFIDSYQLMFRYLCEDGVHVFSDKQFLTAVRNLSTKLILSGELHTYEALSSDMQKNVLSALRRLETVTRASEQNEYRVNKVAVRRIADILSGKIPPQMLQTTPDARL, encoded by the exons ATGACCGACACG TACAGGGACTCAGACAGAGCCGgcctgaaggatgaagaggagtttGTGGATATTTTGGAGGAGAGAAGGCGCAGCAGGGATCTCAGCCTCGCCCTCCGGACCTTCAGCCCCCACCCCTACAAAGGAGCCCTGTCCTGCTCTACAGCTGACCTCAACAAAGCCGTGCTGGAGTCCCAGTACCTGCGCTACGTGGCCAAGGAG ATCGCCATCGAGACGGGGTCAtcggtggaggaggtgagagaggacgCTTGTGGGATTCTGGAGGAAATGTCTCAGAACCTGCAGCTGGGCTTCATCAGGCTGATGGCCTACACGCTCACCAAGGTGTTCAAGAGACTCTTCAGCAGCATCTTTGTCAACGTGGAAGGACTCAACAGG CTCCAACATGCCATTCAGGAGACTCCTGTGATCCTAATGCCCAATCACAGGAGTTATGTGGACTTCTTGGCCATCTCCTACATCCTGTTCATCTACGACATCCCACTACCTGTTATTGCTGCAGGAATTC CTCTTGCAGGGATGAAGATGGTCGGAGAGATACTGCGTCGCTCTGGAGCTTTCTTTATCCGACGTTCCATTGGCTCTGACAAACTGTACTGGGCGGTGCTGTCAGAATATGTCAAAACCATTGTCAGG AGAGGATTTGCTCCTGTGGAGTTTTATGTGGAAGGCCTGCGGAGTCGCACACTGAAGTCTTTGATGCCCAAGTTAG gTATGATGCACATGGTGCTGGAGCCCTACTTTAAAGGCGAGGTGTATGACATCACATTGGTTCCCATCAGTATCAGCTACGACCGAGTGCTAGAGGAATCTCTGCTTGCCCACGAGTTACTGGGTGTCCCCAAACCCAAAGAAAGCACCACG GGTCTGCTCAAGGCTACCAAAGTGCTGCAGGAGAATTACGGAAGCATGCATCTGAACTTTGGTCGCCCCCTGTCAGTCCGAAAGCTGTGTCAGGGCAAGATAAACCGCTGCCAGTACAACCTCATACCAAG AGATCTTCCTCAGAAGCCCACAGCAGAGGCCCAGGCCTGTGTGAGTTGGCTGGCTCATTTGATGGTACGAATCCAAGAGGAGGGCTCTCTGATCAGCCCTTGGTCTCTGATGGCCTGCCTGTTGCTCCAGGCTCCTTCAGTCTTATCAGAGGAGGGCCTGCTGTGGCATCAGCTCACAGATAAAACCCTCTGGCTCAGGAAGCTGGCGCTGGACTTCGGGGCTCGCCTGAACTGGCCTG GACAAGTCCCTGACTCAGACGTGATGTCATCCACTGTGGCCATTCATCACTCCACCGTTCACCGTAAAGCGGGACGCATCTACCTGGTTCAGGAAGAAGAGCCCGCGAGGAAACATCCAATCAGCCCAGAGGAGGGTGTGACCAGGACGGCGGCGGCCATGCTGATGCTGGCTTCCTATAGGAATCAGTCCATGCACGTTTTTGTGCGTCCTGCCATGCTCGCAACGGCCATGCATGTCACAAAGGCCACGCGGAAAG ACGAGCTCTTCACCTTCTTCTGCTTCCTACAGGACATCTTCTCCAACGAATTTATCTTCATCCCTGGAAGGTCGTCTCAG GACTTTGAGGACGCATGCTCCCTCCTCAAGAAATGTGGAGCAGTCCACATCAGTCCGCAGGAAGTGACAGTGTCAGACGCGGGGCCAGAGGTGTTATCCTTCCTGCGGGGCCTTATTCAACCCTTCATAGACTCTTATCAG TTGATGTTCAGGTACCTGTGTGAAGACGGAGTTCATGTGTTCTCTGACAAACAGTTCCTAACGGCGGTGCGAAACTTGTCCACAAAGCTGATCCTTTCAG GTGAGCTTCACACCTACGAGGCCCTTTCATCGGACATGCAGAAGAACGTGCTGTCGGCTCTGCGGAGGCTGGAGACTGTGACGAGGGC ATCTGAACAGAATGAATACAGAGTGAACAAAGTGGCTGTGAGAAGAATCGCAGACATACTCT CTGGGAAAATCCCTCCCCAGATGCTCCAGACTACACCTGACGCAAGACTTTAG
- the LOC143336302 gene encoding uncharacterized protein LOC143336302, with the protein MDWWTSLAASIALLWIFCFIDGNAVLELRLLFHALTKAACHLYLALLPLRRAATHFADCARYLINHAQQTPSLHGYHHQSQPLARKGTLHFLEGMCVVCETVPNLMGAALSVGAAFCHMMQGGFYVLAATLRTIQINLFSQMNGEKDRWDKERHRAKESEKKLNSKVLEYISVFCQDPVSALRIKVDVPPVYR; encoded by the exons ATGGATTGGTGGACTTCGCTGGCAGCGAGTATTGCCCTGCTGTGGATTTTCTGCTTTATAGACG GCAATGCCGTGCTTGAGCTGCGGCTGCTCTTCCATGCGCTGACCAAAGCTGCTTGCCACCTGTACCTGGCCCTGCTCCCGCTGCGCCGAGCCGCCACCCACTTCGCCGACTGCGCGAGATACCTGATCAACCATGCCCAGCAAACCCCCTCTCTCCACGGCTACCACCACCAAAGCCAGCCCCTGGCCAGGAAAGGCACGCTGCACTTCCTGGAGGGCATGTGTGTGGTGTGCGAGACGGTGCCCAACCTGATGGGCGCGGCGCTCAGTGTGGGCGCTGCCTTCTGCCACATGATGCAGGGAGGCTTCTATGTCCTGGCAGCCACGCTGCGCACCATCCAGATCAACCTCTTCTCCCAAATGAACGGCGAGAAGGATAGATGGGACAAAGAGCGGCACAGAGCCAAAGAGAGCGAGAAAAAGCTAAATTCTAAAGTGTTGGAATACATCTCGGTGTTCTGTCAAGACCCTGTCAGCGCTTTGCGCATCAAAGTTGACGTACCACCTGTGTATAGATAA
- the fam228a gene encoding protein FAM228A — MSPKKTDIASGAITFNTPLPVSLLKSEECTADAKDATESRKSPPQLSVRVRSTGTCAGAGPSEPQLRTKQGWLCHTSLRQLQAKMEAENQQVKEIIQPLLDTENGLVKDLEKFLSQQDVAELRRRELQHKRWTERVWFPLQRRVEEHVSSCSPMEAKRRQSLYSHYLHHCNTKGSVFLETYDLREYNPFLLNIKRPHCLKLTTADLKGPLYLQLHERLKENRTDRSCEAGCKYKLPQSNPPLGEFVASQADVLLQASSNYPVSAYGKIRAKGETERRQSGRLHTIPHHIWATATPDGRCHQSGCWVSRYRGWQQPASLHQSLPKSK; from the exons ATGAGTCCCAAGAAAACAGACATAGCCAGTGGTGCGATCACCTTCAACACACCTTTACCTGTCAGCCTGTTGAAATCAGAG GAGTGCACAGCTGATGCGAAGGACGctacagagagcagaaagagccCGCCTCAGCTGAGTGTGAGGGTGAGGAGCACTGGTACGTGTGCAGGAGCAGGGCCCTCTGAGCCACAGCTACGCACCAAACAGGGCTGGCTCTGTCACACCTCCCTCAGACAACTGCAG GCGAAGATGGAGGCTGAAAATCAACAGGTGAAAGAAATAATCCAACCGTTACTGGATACAGAAAATGGTCTTGTGAAG GACTTGGAAAAGTTTCTGAGCCAGCAGGACGTGGCAgaactgaggaggagggagctgcAGCACAAGCGCTGGACTGAGCGTGTATGGTTTCCCCtgcagaggagggtggaggaacATGTGTCCAGCTGTAGCCCCATGGAGGCCAAGAGGCGCCAGAGTTTATACAGTCACTACCTCCACCACTGCAACACCAAG GGTTCGGTGTTTCTAGAAACCTACGATCTAAGAGAATACAACCCTTTTCTTCTCAACATCAAACGGCCACACTGCCTCaag CTCACTACAGCAGATTTGAAGGGCCCATTGTACCTTCAGTTACATGAaagactgaaggaaaacagaacagaTCGTTCTTGTGAAGCAG GATGTAAATACAAGCTACCTCAGAGTAATCCTCCTCTTGGTGAGTTTGTGGCATCTCAGGCAGACGTACTGCTACAGGCCTCGTCTAATTATCCGGTCTCTGCATATGGAAAAATTCGAGCAAAGGGTGAGACTGAAAGAAGGCAGTCCGGCAG GCTCCACACCATACCGCACCACATCTGGGCAACGGCCACACCAGATGGAAGGTGCCATCAGAGTGGCTGCTGGGTCTCCAGATACAGAGGTTGGCAGCAACCAGCAAGTTTACATCAGTCCTTGCCTAAATCCAAATAA